From the Thermococcus guaymasensis DSM 11113 genome, one window contains:
- a CDS encoding DUF257 family protein produces the protein MQMLKYEETSRLTHSFQPGDRVLMEYEAKLPISKIAWRYITRYILEDEPVIIFDFYGIGDIMFRNYLRLISGEEYRQLIESKRNIYIFKIGPGGASYGEVVGHEKVYTDAESFLKGYYTMVQRALSLPRKPRYAVVFGISEYLYFAGPSGLFNIINVISTIPIEDWVTIILLNVDAVNEKQRSILEEISSWVVRLVEEGCEIVKGGNGRDD, from the coding sequence ATGCAAATGCTAAAATATGAGGAAACTTCTAGATTAACGCACAGCTTCCAGCCCGGTGATAGGGTTCTCATGGAGTACGAAGCAAAGCTTCCTATTTCAAAAATTGCATGGAGATACATCACCCGTTATATTCTCGAAGACGAACCGGTCATAATATTCGATTTCTATGGAATTGGCGATATAATGTTTAGGAACTATCTAAGGTTGATATCAGGAGAAGAGTATCGCCAGCTGATTGAATCCAAGAGAAACATCTACATATTTAAAATAGGCCCCGGCGGGGCGAGTTATGGGGAAGTCGTCGGTCATGAAAAAGTTTATACCGACGCGGAGAGTTTCCTCAAAGGATACTATACTATGGTTCAGCGTGCCCTGAGCCTTCCAAGAAAGCCCAGATATGCCGTTGTTTTTGGAATTTCGGAGTACCTGTACTTTGCAGGCCCCTCAGGCCTTTTCAACATCATCAATGTTATAAGCACGATCCCGATTGAAGATTGGGTAACCATTATCCTCCTCAATGTCGATGCAGTGAATGAAAAGCAACGGTCAATCCTAGAGGAAATATCCTCCTGGGTCGTCCGGCTTGTGGAGGAAGGGTGTGAGATCGTCAAGGGAGGTAACGGGCGTGACGATTAA
- a CDS encoding AAA family ATPase, protein MVVLYFDTRPKRKREDLYDREKELSDFENSLRSNNPLTVITGIRRLGKTSLLLVGLNELGLPYVLVDFRGVNPNSRMDVYKRIESSLNLFFRENRDLWEELKESLRTITGLRVLSFGVNLSWREEKTDLIALFRELEKHDVVLAFDEVQYLRGPVGSEFAGLIAHLYDYSDLRIVMTGSEVGLLHDYLGVDDPRAPLYGRYFHEVTLSRFTREQSRDFLIKGFEQVGLAPPEALIETAVERLDGIVGWLVLFGRRVLEKGPSNEVVEEVFEEARRLALEEFENFLSKRPSARKRYLEIMRAVANGKNTWEGIKEHLERKEGKSIADSVLARLLKALVDSSFLQKVRDGRNVRYRVSDPVLEAVFK, encoded by the coding sequence GTGGTAGTTTTGTACTTCGATACTCGACCCAAAAGAAAGCGCGAGGATTTGTACGACCGTGAGAAAGAGCTGAGCGATTTTGAAAACTCCCTCCGCTCGAACAACCCCCTCACGGTCATTACGGGAATCAGAAGACTCGGGAAGACCTCCCTTCTCCTCGTGGGGCTGAACGAACTCGGCCTTCCCTACGTCCTAGTGGACTTCAGGGGGGTGAACCCGAACTCCAGAATGGACGTCTACAAGCGGATAGAGAGCTCCCTAAACCTTTTCTTCCGCGAGAACCGCGACCTCTGGGAAGAACTCAAAGAAAGCCTCAGGACTATAACGGGCCTTCGAGTCCTGAGTTTCGGCGTCAACCTTTCCTGGCGCGAGGAAAAGACGGACTTGATAGCCCTGTTCAGGGAGCTCGAAAAGCACGACGTCGTTCTGGCCTTCGACGAGGTGCAGTATCTGAGGGGCCCCGTTGGGAGCGAGTTTGCGGGCCTAATCGCTCATCTCTACGACTACTCTGACCTGAGAATAGTCATGACAGGCTCCGAAGTTGGCCTGCTCCACGACTACCTCGGCGTTGACGACCCCCGGGCGCCCCTCTACGGCAGGTACTTTCACGAGGTTACACTCTCAAGGTTCACGCGGGAGCAGAGCAGGGACTTCCTTATTAAGGGGTTCGAGCAGGTTGGACTTGCCCCTCCTGAGGCCCTAATCGAGACCGCGGTTGAGAGGCTCGACGGCATCGTAGGCTGGCTCGTCCTCTTTGGCAGGAGGGTTCTTGAGAAGGGCCCCTCCAATGAAGTAGTCGAGGAGGTCTTTGAAGAGGCCAGGAGACTCGCGCTGGAGGAGTTTGAGAACTTCCTCTCAAAGAGGCCCTCCGCGAGGAAACGCTACCTGGAGATAATGCGCGCAGTTGCGAACGGGAAGAACACTTGGGAAGGGATAAAGGAGCACCTCGAACGGAAGGAGGGCAAAAGCATAGCCGACAGCGTGCTGGCGAGGCTTTTGAAGGCGCTCGTCGATTCCTCCTTCCTCCAGAAGGTCAGGGACGGCCGGAACGTTCGTTATAGAGTCTCCGACCCGGTGCTTGAGGCGGTGTTTAAGTAA
- a CDS encoding Lrp/AsnC family transcriptional regulator gives MVRAYVLLTVEIGKVESVIEALKQIPGVTKADAVTGPYDAIVHIEANDLGELTRKILHDIHNIDGVIDTTTAIVVETEE, from the coding sequence ATGGTTAGGGCGTATGTTTTGTTGACTGTCGAAATCGGAAAGGTTGAAAGCGTAATTGAGGCCCTCAAGCAGATACCCGGCGTTACCAAGGCGGACGCCGTGACAGGCCCCTACGACGCCATAGTTCACATCGAGGCAAACGACCTCGGAGAACTCACCAGGAAGATACTCCACGACATCCACAACATCGACGGCGTTATAGACACAACCACTGCCATTGTCGTCGAGACCGAAGAGTGA
- a CDS encoding glycosyltransferase family 4 protein produces MRIALVSDWYYPKVGGVASHMHHLAIHLKRRGHDVAIVTNDLETGKEEELEGLGIELRKIPGTVSPILGINLTYSLKSNRELGEYLRDFNVIHSHHAFTPLSLKAVKAGRNLGKATLLTTHSISLSHESSLWKALGLTFPLLGHYLGFPHRIIAVSNAAKAFIEHFTGSPVEVIPNGVEDELFRPLSEGEKEKVKEELGIEGRVVLYVSRMSPRKGPHVLLNAFQRVLREVDDAILVMVGSGEMLSILKAQAKFLGVEDRVRFMGYVPGELLPKLYASADVFVLPSTTAEAFGIVILEAMASGVPVVATTVGGIPEVVKESGSGILVSPGDEVELAGAIVEILSDRNFARKLGEAGRQAVEEKYSWKVVAGKIEKAYEEVLSSLEE; encoded by the coding sequence GTGAGGATAGCTCTCGTGAGCGACTGGTACTACCCAAAGGTCGGGGGAGTTGCGAGCCACATGCACCACCTAGCGATACATCTGAAACGGAGAGGCCATGACGTGGCAATCGTGACGAACGACCTCGAAACCGGGAAGGAGGAAGAGCTTGAGGGACTCGGAATCGAACTGAGAAAAATCCCCGGGACTGTAAGCCCAATCCTGGGCATAAACCTGACCTACAGCCTCAAATCAAACAGGGAGCTTGGGGAATACCTGAGGGACTTCAACGTTATCCACTCACACCACGCGTTTACACCCCTCTCCCTGAAGGCGGTAAAAGCCGGCAGGAACCTAGGAAAGGCCACCCTGCTTACCACCCACAGCATATCGCTCTCCCACGAGTCGTCCCTGTGGAAGGCCCTTGGGCTGACATTCCCGCTCCTCGGCCACTACCTGGGCTTCCCCCACAGGATAATAGCCGTCAGCAACGCGGCAAAAGCGTTCATAGAGCACTTCACGGGCTCCCCAGTGGAAGTAATCCCGAACGGCGTTGAGGACGAGCTCTTCAGGCCCCTTAGCGAGGGGGAGAAGGAAAAAGTCAAGGAGGAGCTCGGCATCGAGGGGCGCGTTGTCCTCTACGTCAGCAGGATGTCACCGAGGAAGGGCCCGCACGTCCTTCTCAACGCTTTCCAAAGGGTCTTGAGAGAAGTGGACGATGCAATCCTAGTTATGGTCGGTTCCGGGGAGATGCTGTCCATCTTGAAAGCACAGGCCAAGTTCCTCGGAGTCGAGGACAGGGTCAGGTTCATGGGCTACGTCCCGGGAGAGCTCCTTCCAAAGCTGTACGCCTCGGCGGACGTCTTCGTGCTCCCATCAACAACGGCAGAGGCCTTCGGGATAGTCATCCTTGAGGCAATGGCATCGGGAGTTCCTGTTGTCGCGACTACCGTTGGGGGAATCCCAGAGGTAGTAAAAGAAAGTGGGAGCGGCATCCTCGTTTCTCCTGGAGATGAAGTAGAGCTTGCGGGCGCCATTGTGGAGATTCTCTCCGATAGGAACTTCGCAAGGAAGCTGGGAGAAGCGGGGAGACAGGCCGTTGAGGAGAAATACTCATGGAAGGTCGTGGCGGGCAAAATCGAGAAGGCCTACGAGGAAGTCCTGTCCTCGCTGGAAGAGTAG
- a CDS encoding helix-turn-helix domain-containing protein, with product MEDVLRTLSKTLRVFELGESEIKIYSLLQRKALTARQIAKTLGLSERIVREKLKHLLELGLVERTLVNRGWLGYVYYAKAPKEALQALFTRLESTLKAIEKEGELKLKG from the coding sequence ATGGAGGACGTGCTCCGTACCCTGTCCAAAACCCTCAGGGTCTTTGAGCTCGGGGAGTCCGAGATAAAAATCTACTCACTCCTTCAGCGGAAGGCGCTTACGGCGAGGCAGATTGCAAAAACCCTCGGCCTCTCGGAGAGGATTGTAAGGGAAAAGCTGAAGCACCTCCTTGAGCTGGGCCTCGTAGAGAGAACCCTCGTGAACAGGGGCTGGCTGGGCTACGTTTACTACGCCAAGGCCCCCAAGGAGGCTCTTCAGGCGCTCTTCACCAGGCTGGAGTCCACGCTAAAGGCCATAGAGAAGGAGGGCGAGCTGAAGCTGAAGGGCTAA
- a CDS encoding signal recognition particle protein Srp19, translating to MPRFVVWPNELDARLSRKYGRAVPKNVAVDGPKISEIEDAALIIGMKVVEKDPRKLNPRLSGLDEDLRTYGLLRVESPYGKGKSLKLIAEKIRELRSRAKPKKDKTKRKRR from the coding sequence ATGCCAAGGTTCGTGGTATGGCCAAACGAGCTCGATGCGAGGCTCAGCAGAAAATACGGAAGAGCCGTTCCCAAGAACGTTGCGGTCGATGGTCCTAAGATTTCGGAGATAGAGGACGCCGCTTTGATCATAGGGATGAAAGTCGTTGAGAAAGATCCGAGGAAGCTCAACCCCCGGCTTTCGGGTCTTGATGAGGATCTCAGAACGTACGGCCTCCTGAGGGTGGAAAGTCCCTATGGAAAAGGGAAGAGCCTTAAACTGATCGCAGAGAAAATCAGAGAACTCCGCTCGAGGGCAAAGCCCAAGAAGGACAAGACTAAGAGGAAGAGAAGGTGA
- a CDS encoding sulfide/dihydroorotate dehydrogenase-like FAD/NAD-binding protein: MYRILEKKELAPKHVMYKIEAPHVAKKVQPGQFVIVRAFPNGERIPLTPVMWDREEGWIVLITFVRGKTTMRMANELRPGDSILNVAGPLGNPAPIEKFGRVLAVGLSAGIVEVFPIAKALQEAGNDVTTLHVAPAPMAILKDEFTESVSRHIFEGFEIQEGWGTKEIVAEIARRGAEKVKELLSEENFDFVLTVGPAGAQKAVFNVVKEFGIPMHADLHPIMVDGTGMCGACRVMVGGEVKFACIDGPGFNAYKVDWDELIHRVGFYTDLERRALEEYLKSLRGE; this comes from the coding sequence GTGTACCGGATACTTGAGAAGAAGGAGCTGGCTCCAAAGCACGTCATGTACAAGATAGAGGCCCCTCACGTGGCCAAGAAGGTTCAGCCAGGCCAGTTCGTCATCGTAAGGGCCTTTCCAAACGGTGAAAGGATTCCTCTCACTCCGGTGATGTGGGACCGCGAGGAGGGCTGGATAGTCCTGATAACCTTCGTCCGCGGAAAGACCACGATGAGGATGGCCAACGAGCTCAGGCCGGGAGATTCAATCCTCAACGTTGCCGGCCCCCTCGGAAACCCCGCGCCAATAGAGAAGTTCGGCAGGGTTCTGGCCGTTGGTCTCAGCGCCGGAATAGTGGAAGTTTTCCCAATAGCTAAAGCACTTCAGGAAGCTGGAAACGATGTTACAACCCTTCACGTGGCCCCCGCACCGATGGCAATCCTCAAGGACGAGTTCACGGAGAGCGTTTCAAGGCACATATTTGAAGGCTTTGAAATCCAGGAAGGCTGGGGAACGAAGGAGATAGTTGCGGAAATAGCGAGGAGGGGAGCAGAAAAGGTAAAGGAGCTACTCTCCGAGGAGAACTTTGACTTCGTGCTTACAGTTGGCCCCGCAGGCGCCCAGAAGGCAGTCTTCAACGTCGTTAAGGAGTTCGGAATCCCGATGCACGCAGACCTGCACCCGATTATGGTTGACGGAACCGGAATGTGCGGTGCCTGCCGTGTTATGGTCGGCGGAGAGGTCAAGTTCGCCTGCATTGACGGGCCGGGCTTCAACGCCTACAAGGTCGACTGGGACGAGCTGATTCACAGGGTCGGCTTCTACACCGATTTGGAGAGGAGGGCCCTTGAGGAGTACCTCAAGTCCCTGAGGGGTGAGTGA
- the gcvH gene encoding glycine cleavage system protein GcvH encodes MIEVGEYKVKEGLYYTKDHEWAQVLEDGTVLVGISDYAQKELGDLAYVELPEVGKEVNKGDVLCELESVKAVSEVYAPVSGEVVEVNGELEDSPELLNEDPYEHWIAKIKPTNLEEELKELMDAEAYAEYIKSL; translated from the coding sequence ATGATCGAGGTCGGAGAGTACAAAGTTAAGGAAGGCCTCTACTACACAAAGGACCACGAGTGGGCTCAGGTTCTTGAGGACGGAACCGTTCTCGTCGGAATCAGTGACTACGCTCAGAAGGAGCTCGGCGATCTTGCTTACGTCGAGCTCCCCGAGGTCGGGAAGGAGGTAAACAAGGGCGACGTCCTCTGTGAGCTGGAGAGCGTCAAGGCCGTCAGCGAGGTCTACGCCCCCGTCAGCGGGGAGGTCGTTGAGGTGAACGGGGAGCTTGAGGATTCGCCGGAGCTCCTCAACGAAGACCCCTACGAACACTGGATTGCCAAGATAAAGCCGACCAACCTTGAAGAGGAGCTCAAGGAGCTCATGGATGCCGAGGCCTACGCTGAATACATCAAGAGCCTCTGA
- a CDS encoding DUF7132 family protein — protein sequence MKVLKEWDVKVKLVRTKRGAILHMIELEPGHFYLEQNPLKDSKYGVAYRKIKEHFPEFYMFWEIKNNRYTGKLLAGAFLEKQEIDEFITLLAQTEDFKKFEEILEEIEELEEE from the coding sequence GTGAAGGTTCTGAAGGAGTGGGACGTTAAGGTGAAGCTGGTCAGGACAAAGAGGGGAGCGATTCTCCACATGATCGAGCTTGAGCCCGGGCACTTCTACCTTGAACAGAACCCTCTGAAGGACTCGAAGTACGGCGTCGCCTACAGAAAGATAAAGGAGCACTTCCCCGAGTTCTACATGTTCTGGGAGATTAAGAACAACCGCTATACTGGAAAGCTCCTCGCGGGGGCGTTTTTAGAAAAGCAGGAGATAGACGAGTTCATAACCCTGCTCGCGCAGACGGAGGACTTCAAGAAGTTCGAGGAAATCCTGGAGGAGATTGAGGAACTTGAGGAGGAGTGA
- the gltA gene encoding NADPH-dependent glutamate synthase, which translates to MAVRRKLIKERVPTPERPAEERIHDFKEVNLGYTFELAVKEAERCLQCPANYAPCIKGCPVHINIPGFIGKLVEYRDDPDKAVKEALKVIWACNSLPATTGRVCPQEDQCEMNCVMGKVGDKINIGKLERFVADYAREKGIDEELLFEMVPKIEKKGQKVAIIGAGPAGLTAAGELAKLGYDVTIYEALHEPGGVLIYGIPEFRLPKSIVQSEIEKLKKLGVKILTDHIVGRTVTIEELLQEYDAVFIGSGAGTPRLINAPGINLNGIYTANEFLTRVNLMKAYLFPEYDTPVKVGKRVIVIGAGNTAMDAARSARRFGAEVIIAYRRGEEDVSARIEEVEHAKEEGIKFEYFINPVEFIGDENGNVKAVKFEKMKPLDERDKRGKRKIVGTGEYVTIEADTVIIAIGKHPNRLIINTPGLKVERGRIVVDENMMTSIPGVFAGGDAIRGEATVILAMGDGRRAAKAIHEYLTKKREGKENA; encoded by the coding sequence ATGGCCGTTAGGAGAAAGCTCATCAAGGAACGCGTTCCCACGCCGGAAAGGCCCGCCGAGGAGAGGATTCACGACTTTAAGGAAGTTAACCTCGGTTACACATTTGAGCTTGCCGTTAAGGAGGCCGAACGCTGTTTGCAGTGTCCCGCCAACTACGCCCCCTGTATAAAGGGCTGTCCAGTCCACATCAACATCCCCGGCTTCATCGGAAAGCTCGTCGAGTACCGCGACGACCCGGACAAAGCCGTGAAGGAGGCCCTCAAGGTCATCTGGGCCTGCAACTCCCTGCCAGCAACCACCGGTCGCGTCTGCCCGCAGGAGGACCAGTGTGAGATGAACTGTGTCATGGGCAAGGTCGGTGATAAAATAAACATCGGCAAGCTCGAAAGGTTTGTTGCAGACTACGCGCGCGAGAAGGGCATAGACGAGGAACTCCTCTTTGAGATGGTGCCGAAGATAGAGAAGAAGGGCCAGAAGGTAGCTATCATCGGAGCCGGCCCGGCAGGACTTACCGCCGCTGGAGAGCTGGCAAAGCTCGGCTACGACGTCACCATTTATGAGGCCCTGCACGAGCCAGGAGGAGTTCTCATATACGGAATTCCGGAGTTCAGGCTCCCAAAGAGCATAGTCCAGAGCGAGATTGAGAAGCTCAAGAAGCTCGGCGTCAAAATCCTTACAGACCACATCGTGGGAAGAACCGTCACCATTGAGGAGCTCCTCCAAGAGTACGACGCGGTCTTCATAGGTTCAGGCGCGGGAACCCCAAGGCTCATCAACGCTCCTGGAATAAACCTCAACGGAATTTACACGGCGAACGAGTTCCTAACCAGAGTTAACCTCATGAAGGCCTACCTGTTTCCAGAATACGACACTCCAGTCAAGGTCGGCAAGCGCGTCATAGTCATCGGAGCCGGAAACACGGCAATGGACGCCGCGAGGAGCGCGAGGCGCTTCGGTGCCGAGGTCATCATCGCGTACAGGCGCGGTGAAGAGGACGTTTCCGCGAGGATTGAGGAGGTCGAGCACGCCAAGGAAGAGGGCATAAAGTTCGAGTACTTCATCAACCCTGTGGAGTTCATCGGCGACGAGAACGGCAACGTGAAAGCGGTCAAGTTCGAGAAGATGAAGCCCCTCGACGAGAGGGACAAGCGCGGAAAGAGGAAGATAGTCGGGACTGGAGAGTACGTGACAATCGAAGCCGACACCGTCATAATAGCAATCGGCAAGCACCCCAACAGGCTCATCATCAACACGCCCGGTCTGAAGGTCGAGCGCGGAAGGATTGTCGTTGACGAGAACATGATGACCAGCATTCCTGGAGTCTTCGCGGGTGGAGACGCGATAAGGGGCGAGGCAACGGTTATCCTCGCTATGGGCGACGGAAGGAGGGCCGCGAAGGCCATCCACGAATACCTCACGAAGAAGAGGGAAGGAAAGGAGAACGCGTGA
- a CDS encoding tRNA (adenine-N1)-methyltransferase — MTIKEGERVLLVDKRGKRYLVKVEDREFHTDLGILKLGELIGKPYGSRIETHKGETFVALKPDINDIIAKMKRGPQIVHPKDAGIIIAYAGISPGDTVIEAGAGSGALTIFLANTVGPQGRVISYEVRKDFYEIAKRNIELAGFSERVTLKNKNIYDGIDEESADHIVLDLPQPENVLPYAVEVLRPGGYFVAYTPCMNQVHRFFQAFQEYRDHFMRPRVVEVLVREHEVKKECMRPKTTMLAHTGYITFLRKL; from the coding sequence GTGACGATTAAGGAGGGAGAGAGAGTCCTTCTCGTCGATAAGCGCGGGAAGCGCTACCTCGTGAAGGTGGAAGACAGGGAGTTCCACACAGACCTCGGAATACTTAAACTGGGAGAGCTCATTGGCAAGCCCTACGGGAGCAGGATAGAGACGCACAAAGGTGAAACCTTTGTTGCGCTCAAGCCGGACATCAACGACATAATAGCAAAGATGAAGAGGGGCCCCCAGATAGTGCACCCTAAAGATGCGGGCATAATAATCGCCTACGCTGGCATCTCGCCCGGCGACACCGTCATAGAGGCCGGCGCTGGGAGCGGAGCTTTAACGATATTCCTAGCGAACACCGTCGGACCACAGGGCAGGGTCATAAGCTATGAGGTCAGGAAGGACTTCTACGAGATAGCAAAGAGGAACATCGAGCTTGCCGGCTTCTCCGAGAGAGTAACCCTCAAGAACAAAAACATCTACGACGGCATAGACGAGGAGAGCGCCGACCATATAGTCCTCGACCTTCCCCAGCCGGAGAACGTCCTTCCTTATGCCGTTGAGGTCTTAAGACCGGGGGGTTACTTCGTCGCCTACACCCCCTGCATGAACCAGGTTCACCGCTTCTTCCAGGCGTTCCAAGAGTACAGAGACCACTTCATGAGGCCGAGGGTGGTTGAAGTCCTAGTCAGGGAGCATGAAGTAAAGAAAGAGTGCATGAGGCCAAAGACAACGATGCTGGCTCACACCGGCTACATAACGTTCCTCAGGAAGCTGTAA
- a CDS encoding UbiA prenyltransferase family protein encodes MTSVSAVVRNLRPLEGRAYISLIGFALLMNWKNIGVEKLATAFVAGALFVWYAFSINNCFDVDTDSRNPAKTRKNPIAAGELSFRRGLLVSVLLALTGLGLASMTNREAFAVYAVMLLLATLYSAPPRLKARPIMDVLSHGLFFGGLPFLYGALIDGNLSEVEILIATGITFYSFALELRNHLADYESDLEAGLKTTPIVIGKGKSELLVEVFSILAIAVTLYTLKPHLVIASSLMVVGRGLGIDQRTAYRLFDIAMVGVVLAAGGTVP; translated from the coding sequence ATGACATCGGTTTCAGCGGTCGTGCGAAACCTCCGGCCCCTGGAGGGTAGGGCCTATATATCACTGATAGGCTTTGCCCTGCTGATGAACTGGAAGAATATTGGGGTAGAAAAGTTGGCCACGGCCTTTGTGGCAGGAGCCCTCTTCGTGTGGTACGCCTTCTCGATAAACAACTGCTTCGACGTGGACACTGACTCTAGGAACCCCGCAAAGACCAGAAAGAACCCCATAGCCGCGGGAGAGCTGTCATTCAGAAGGGGACTGCTGGTATCGGTCCTGCTCGCCTTGACAGGGCTTGGACTTGCATCAATGACGAACAGAGAGGCCTTTGCAGTCTATGCAGTAATGTTGCTCCTCGCAACGCTCTATTCGGCCCCACCGAGGCTCAAAGCGAGGCCGATAATGGACGTGCTGTCCCACGGGCTGTTCTTCGGCGGCCTGCCCTTCCTGTATGGGGCACTAATCGACGGAAACTTGTCCGAGGTAGAAATCCTCATAGCCACAGGGATAACCTTCTACTCTTTCGCCCTTGAGCTGAGGAACCACCTGGCGGACTACGAGAGCGACCTCGAAGCAGGGCTGAAGACAACCCCGATAGTCATCGGAAAAGGGAAGAGCGAGCTCCTCGTGGAGGTTTTCTCAATCCTTGCCATCGCGGTAACCCTGTACACCCTTAAGCCCCACCTAGTAATCGCGTCCTCTCTCATGGTTGTCGGGCGTGGACTGGGAATTGACCAAAGAACAGCCTACCGCCTCTTCGACATTGCGATGGTCGGAGTCGTTTTAGCGGCCGGGGGGACTGTGCCGTGA